The Virgibacillus phasianinus genome includes a window with the following:
- a CDS encoding peptidase: MKLSLQSQLILYPLTIRQDKKHYIVEESLSGEFFEMPKVCIDAIQLINQGESLAVIEQHLIQTYPDDDINLVEFAEQLLALGLIKEVDGEAIRVIKKSQSPKGFMWIPSWVGQLLFNKITSKLFVAVICINILLAIIHPGLLPEYQDIFLFDSMMLNVLMYMAITLVLIVIHEFGHILAVRSYNLPAKLEIGNRLLFIVFETDLSPAWKLKPQQRNRLYTAGMCFDQMMLFIAFVITLSFPEGHALLIGISGIVTLDIVIKIIYQCCFYMKTDLYYLVENITGCYNLMENGRQYLCKWLPFIKKDSTTETFVGEVKVVRMYGVFYICGVLLTLSMFAIYFIPQALYAYSQVLPELLHPVGNPYFWDAVVFLGQTLLIGGLLVYSWMKNRGREKISW; this comes from the coding sequence ATGAAACTATCCCTGCAATCTCAGCTCATTTTATATCCTTTAACAATCCGTCAAGATAAAAAGCATTACATTGTGGAAGAAAGCCTCTCGGGTGAATTTTTTGAAATGCCGAAAGTTTGTATTGATGCCATTCAGCTAATTAACCAAGGCGAATCACTGGCAGTCATAGAGCAGCATCTGATCCAAACTTATCCGGATGATGATATAAACTTAGTCGAATTCGCGGAGCAGCTCCTTGCCCTTGGACTCATCAAGGAGGTTGACGGTGAAGCCATTCGGGTTATCAAAAAAAGTCAATCACCAAAAGGCTTTATGTGGATTCCTTCATGGGTAGGGCAGCTCCTTTTTAACAAAATAACAAGTAAACTGTTTGTGGCGGTTATTTGTATCAATATTCTCCTTGCAATCATTCATCCCGGGCTACTGCCTGAATATCAGGATATTTTCCTGTTTGATTCCATGATGCTAAACGTGCTCATGTATATGGCAATTACTTTGGTGTTAATCGTGATTCATGAATTCGGGCATATTTTGGCTGTTCGCTCCTACAATCTTCCTGCTAAACTTGAAATTGGAAACCGCTTGCTTTTTATTGTATTCGAAACGGATTTATCCCCAGCATGGAAACTGAAGCCGCAGCAACGAAATAGGTTGTATACGGCTGGCATGTGTTTTGATCAAATGATGCTTTTCATTGCATTTGTTATAACGCTGTCGTTCCCGGAAGGACACGCACTGCTTATTGGGATTTCCGGTATTGTGACCCTCGATATTGTGATTAAAATAATCTATCAATGCTGTTTCTACATGAAAACAGATTTATATTATCTCGTGGAAAACATCACCGGCTGTTACAATCTGATGGAAAATGGACGGCAATATTTATGCAAATGGCTGCCATTTATCAAAAAGGATTCAACGACCGAAACGTTTGTGGGCGAGGTGAAGGTTGTTAGAATGTACGGGGTGTTCTATATCTGTGGTGTCTTGTTAACGCTCAGCATGTTCGCAATCTATTTTATCCCCCAGGCACTCTATGCATATTCCCAAGTGTTACCCGAGTTATTGCATCCGGTTGGCAATCCGTACTTCTGGGATGCCGTTGTATTCCTTGGGCAAACGTTACTGATCGGTGGGTTGCTGGTTTATTCGTGGATGAAGAATCGTGGTAGGGAGAAAATATCATGGTAG
- a CDS encoding NADH:flavin oxidoreductase has protein sequence MKQNKLFSTSQIKNKTLNNRYIVAPMTRISAEEDGRVNETMKRYYERFAKGGFSAVITEGIYPDERYSQGYKNQPGLASDEHIQAWKPVVEAVHHHNSLLIAQLMHAGGQSQGNAYTNESIAPSAIAPKGEQLGFYGGSGSFQTPKAMGEVDINQVKDAFVQSAIRAKEAGFDGIELHGANGYLLDQFLTDYLNHREDQYGGSVENRVRLMVEVIDEVRAAVGPDYLIGIRISQIKVSDPNHKWAGGEDEARSIFSTLGNTSLDFIHVTDGDATAPAFGEDSRTLTQAAKEFGKLPVIANGKLGEPDKAERLVEKNHADLISLGTSALANPDLPNRILEGKELKEFDFKKTLLPIAEIKEHEIDMEIVK, from the coding sequence ATGAAACAAAATAAATTATTTTCAACTTCACAAATAAAAAATAAAACACTTAATAACCGCTATATAGTTGCTCCGATGACTCGGATAAGTGCGGAGGAAGATGGCCGGGTAAATGAGACCATGAAACGGTATTATGAACGCTTTGCAAAGGGTGGCTTCAGCGCTGTGATCACCGAAGGAATATACCCAGACGAGCGATATAGCCAAGGATATAAAAATCAGCCTGGTCTTGCCAGTGATGAACATATACAGGCATGGAAACCTGTAGTTGAAGCTGTCCATCACCACAATTCCCTGCTCATCGCACAACTCATGCATGCTGGTGGGCAAAGCCAAGGTAATGCATATACCAATGAAAGCATTGCCCCTTCCGCAATTGCTCCAAAGGGTGAACAACTGGGATTTTACGGTGGATCCGGTTCATTCCAGACACCAAAAGCAATGGGCGAAGTCGATATTAACCAGGTAAAAGATGCGTTCGTACAAAGTGCCATCCGGGCAAAAGAAGCTGGATTTGATGGTATAGAGCTGCATGGTGCCAATGGATATTTATTGGATCAGTTCTTAACCGATTATTTAAATCACCGGGAAGATCAATACGGGGGTTCCGTTGAAAACCGTGTGCGATTAATGGTTGAAGTTATAGACGAAGTACGTGCTGCAGTTGGTCCGGATTATTTAATCGGAATCCGGATTTCGCAAATCAAGGTATCCGATCCAAACCATAAATGGGCCGGCGGAGAAGATGAAGCAAGGTCCATCTTTTCAACACTTGGCAACACTTCATTAGACTTCATTCATGTAACGGATGGTGATGCAACAGCACCCGCATTTGGTGAAGACAGCAGAACGTTAACACAGGCCGCTAAAGAGTTTGGAAAACTTCCAGTTATCGCAAACGGAAAACTTGGAGAACCTGACAAAGCGGAGAGATTAGTAGAAAAAAATCATGCAGATCTTATTTCACTTGGCACAAGCGCACTAGCAAATCCCGACCTGCCTAATAGAATCCTTGAAGGGAAAGAATTGAAGGAATTCGACTTTAAAAAAACTTTATTACCTATAGCCGAAATAAAAGAGCACGAGATAGATATGGAAATAGTAAAATAA
- a CDS encoding ABC transporter permease: MNAIMMQCKAEVLRIFRNPYFVFWSLFMPIVFYFIFTNIVNTGVPDAEQWQAHYLMSMATFSVMGSAIMTFGIRMVQERTQGWSTFMKITPFPSWAYFSAKMFGQTVMHVFSIIIIFLAGFLINGVSLTFAQWFFSGLWILLASVPFLAIGTLVGAMKKVETASGVSNIVYLALAIVGGMWFPTSTFPDYMQNIAQWLPSYHFGSGAWDIVHGGYPDWQSILILIGYLLAFMFISMYIRKKQEAV, from the coding sequence GTGAACGCAATAATGATGCAGTGTAAGGCGGAAGTACTTCGGATTTTTCGCAATCCATATTTTGTATTTTGGTCCCTGTTCATGCCGATCGTGTTTTACTTCATTTTTACGAACATTGTTAATACCGGCGTTCCAGATGCAGAGCAATGGCAAGCCCACTATTTAATGTCAATGGCCACATTCAGTGTAATGGGGTCGGCAATTATGACATTTGGTATTCGGATGGTTCAGGAACGAACACAGGGGTGGTCCACCTTTATGAAAATTACGCCGTTTCCATCGTGGGCGTACTTCTCAGCAAAGATGTTCGGACAGACCGTTATGCACGTTTTTTCCATCATTATCATTTTTTTGGCAGGATTTCTTATCAATGGGGTCTCGTTAACTTTTGCTCAGTGGTTTTTTTCAGGTTTATGGATCCTGCTCGCTTCTGTGCCGTTTCTGGCAATTGGGACGCTGGTGGGAGCTATGAAAAAGGTTGAAACAGCAAGCGGTGTTAGTAACATTGTTTACCTGGCGTTAGCGATTGTAGGCGGGATGTGGTTCCCTACATCAACCTTTCCCGATTACATGCAGAATATCGCGCAATGGCTACCATCCTACCACTTCGGCAGCGGTGCCTGGGATATTGTCCACGGGGGTTATCCAGACTGGCAAAGCATATTAATTTTAATAGGTTACCTGCTAGCCTTTATGTTTATATCAATGTATATACGGAAGAAACAGGAGGCAGTGTAG
- a CDS encoding site-2 protease family protein, with protein MATTAEEKSNKGLWGWLAVIGVFLLTKAKWLLVLLKVGKFATLASMFISLWAYAVFYGWKFAIALVYLIFVHEMGHLVAAKMKRIPTSPAIFIPFLGAAIGIDPKKIKNAKTEFFVAYGGPLAGLISILPAIALYIITNDPYWALVIQLGALINLFNLFPVSPLDGGRIVSVLSTKIWLIGLIILIPIIFISPDPILMLIFIFGLVTWWKQFKENTNEEVMKHEEQVLIEINHDFQSLTQNDSGTSNAQYTSLVNKLTYQKDQVNHFLKNNSGFAFPILQEKKRMEVKKKNAEKIILRRTIESMGYSEGIIDEDHQYDAVLAKVQNKNEAKLIEISKEVNRIRAYYQTSVQTKVKSLLLYLALAVLLAILLVYAINILG; from the coding sequence ATGGCAACTACTGCTGAAGAGAAATCAAATAAAGGTTTATGGGGATGGCTTGCTGTAATTGGGGTCTTCCTGCTTACAAAGGCCAAGTGGCTGCTAGTCCTTTTAAAGGTGGGCAAGTTTGCTACTTTAGCCTCGATGTTCATATCGCTTTGGGCTTATGCAGTATTTTATGGATGGAAATTTGCGATTGCGCTTGTGTATTTAATTTTTGTTCACGAAATGGGGCACCTTGTTGCTGCCAAAATGAAAAGGATCCCGACCAGTCCAGCAATTTTCATTCCGTTTTTAGGGGCAGCAATTGGAATTGACCCGAAAAAAATTAAAAATGCAAAGACCGAATTTTTTGTAGCTTACGGCGGTCCTTTGGCGGGCTTAATTTCTATATTACCAGCAATTGCTCTTTACATAATAACGAACGACCCTTACTGGGCTCTCGTGATCCAATTAGGAGCACTTATTAATTTGTTCAATCTTTTTCCTGTATCCCCGCTTGATGGCGGGCGGATTGTAAGTGTGTTGTCAACAAAAATATGGTTAATTGGGCTAATCATTCTGATTCCAATCATTTTTATCTCACCGGACCCAATCCTTATGCTGATCTTTATTTTTGGTCTAGTTACATGGTGGAAGCAGTTTAAAGAGAATACAAACGAGGAGGTCATGAAGCACGAGGAACAAGTTTTAATTGAAATAAATCATGATTTTCAAAGCTTAACTCAGAATGATTCAGGGACAAGTAATGCTCAATATACTAGTTTAGTCAACAAACTTACCTATCAAAAGGACCAGGTCAATCATTTCCTCAAGAACAATTCAGGCTTCGCTTTTCCAATTCTGCAGGAAAAGAAACGCATGGAGGTCAAAAAGAAAAATGCTGAGAAAATAATACTTAGACGAACCATAGAAAGTATGGGCTATAGTGAGGGAATTATCGATGAAGATCACCAGTACGATGCGGTCCTCGCCAAAGTGCAAAATAAAAACGAAGCCAAACTTATCGAGATTAGCAAGGAAGTAAACCGAATTAGGGCATATTACCAAACTTCCGTGCAAACGAAGGTCAAATCCCTCCTACTTTATTTAGCATTGGCCGTATTACTAGCCATACTTCTAGTTTACGCGATCAATATACTGGGATAG
- a CDS encoding HD-GYP domain-containing protein: protein MQKRLRASLLNEEKRTVIWFLWLFYTVYFVYDIFYNYLLPRFFWSSQQDLTDKGLNYFGYIIMLILLPIVFYLFKKNKPGIVKYVYFTVFTLINILTESWFYWGTDIPYSSGNAAEFVIVLFSPIFVNKRFFYFVSIGSILKYAIVGVILQDPVVLLPMLLFAVLALIAYILLNRFLSYVKAVKNSYDQQMEGIVKGIIASLELKDPYTRGHSERVAEYATRLAKATEKFNSSELKSFYYACLLHDIGKIQIPDSILSKSDKLTEEEYRVIKTHPVVGAETLRQVEGVSENIDVIYYHHERWDGSGYPEGLKEESIPLLPRVTAIADAFDAITSSRSYRPALSLDEAYRRIIAGKGTQFDPSLVDLFMKVYPSWVDYYNQHGSIA from the coding sequence ATGCAGAAGAGACTTCGTGCCTCCTTGTTAAATGAAGAAAAACGCACGGTTATTTGGTTTTTATGGTTATTTTATACGGTTTATTTTGTTTATGATATTTTTTATAATTACTTGTTGCCTAGGTTCTTTTGGTCATCCCAACAGGATTTAACAGATAAAGGTTTGAATTACTTTGGTTATATCATAATGCTAATTCTTTTGCCTATAGTATTTTATCTGTTTAAGAAAAACAAGCCTGGAATAGTTAAATATGTTTATTTTACCGTTTTTACATTGATAAATATTCTAACTGAATCTTGGTTTTATTGGGGTACTGATATCCCTTATAGTAGTGGAAACGCAGCGGAATTCGTAATTGTTTTGTTTTCCCCAATATTTGTGAATAAAAGGTTTTTCTACTTTGTTTCGATAGGTTCCATCTTAAAATATGCAATTGTTGGGGTAATTCTTCAGGATCCAGTTGTTTTATTACCTATGCTATTATTTGCGGTTTTGGCCTTAATTGCTTACATCCTTCTTAATCGTTTTCTGAGTTATGTTAAGGCGGTAAAGAACTCTTACGATCAGCAAATGGAAGGGATTGTAAAAGGAATTATTGCTAGTCTCGAACTGAAAGATCCATATACACGCGGTCATAGTGAACGGGTAGCTGAATATGCGACGCGGTTAGCGAAAGCAACGGAAAAATTCAATTCAAGCGAGTTAAAATCATTTTACTACGCATGTTTGCTGCATGATATTGGTAAGATTCAGATCCCAGATTCTATTCTGTCTAAATCTGATAAGTTAACAGAGGAAGAATATCGGGTTATAAAAACTCATCCTGTTGTTGGTGCTGAAACTCTACGGCAGGTAGAAGGAGTGTCTGAAAATATTGATGTAATTTACTACCATCACGAACGTTGGGATGGCAGTGGTTATCCGGAGGGATTAAAAGAGGAATCGATACCTTTACTTCCAAGAGTCACTGCGATTGCTGATGCATTTGATGCAATTACTTCGTCACGTTCCTATCGGCCTGCTTTATCCCTTGATGAAGCTTACAGACGTATTATCGCAGGAAAAGGAACTCAATTTGATCCAAGTTTGGTAGATTTATTTATGAAAGTATATCCATCATGGGTCGACTACTATAATCAACATGGCAGTATTGCCTGA
- a CDS encoding NADH:flavin oxidoreductase — MNQTNIATKPLFEPFTSDKLDLPNRTVMAPMTRGFSPDGVPGEDVAAYYRRRAENGVGLIVTEGTGINHPSAVSGASIPLFHGEASLNGWAEVVHEVHRVGGKIVPQLWHVGMTRKKGELPNEEELPVGPSGLTLSGEQATEPLTEAEIVQMVEAYAQAAVDAKRIGFDGIELHGAHGYLIDQFFWEKTNKRTDRYGGDFVGRTQFAVEVIEACRRAVGPDFPIIFRFSQWKMSDYKAKLANNPDELARFLKPLVEAGVDIFHCSTRRFWEAEFAGSELNLAGWTKKLSGKPVISVGSVGLDGEFTSFAGANTTSLDGLLKKLEQEEFDLVAIGRSLLMDPEWVKKVRNGKSDDLLPFDKKALQRLY, encoded by the coding sequence TTGAATCAAACAAATATAGCTACGAAACCGTTATTTGAGCCTTTTACTAGTGATAAATTGGATTTACCCAATCGAACGGTGATGGCACCCATGACACGTGGGTTTTCACCGGACGGCGTACCTGGGGAAGATGTGGCGGCATACTACCGACGTCGGGCTGAAAATGGCGTAGGCTTAATTGTAACAGAGGGAACAGGGATTAATCACCCGTCAGCTGTTTCAGGTGCCAGTATTCCACTATTTCATGGCGAAGCATCCTTAAACGGCTGGGCCGAAGTAGTGCATGAAGTTCACCGTGTTGGCGGAAAAATTGTTCCGCAGCTATGGCATGTGGGGATGACCCGCAAAAAAGGCGAGCTTCCGAATGAAGAGGAACTTCCTGTTGGACCGTCAGGCCTAACCTTGTCCGGTGAACAGGCAACCGAGCCGTTGACGGAGGCGGAGATTGTCCAAATGGTGGAAGCTTATGCGCAGGCAGCGGTAGACGCGAAACGTATTGGCTTTGATGGGATAGAGCTGCACGGCGCGCACGGTTATTTAATCGACCAGTTTTTCTGGGAAAAAACGAATAAGCGTACGGATCGCTATGGTGGGGATTTCGTCGGCCGAACCCAATTTGCGGTCGAGGTGATTGAAGCATGCCGGCGTGCAGTTGGTCCGGATTTCCCAATTATCTTTCGTTTTTCTCAATGGAAAATGAGTGACTACAAGGCTAAGCTTGCCAATAATCCGGATGAGTTGGCACGTTTCTTAAAGCCGCTTGTAGAGGCAGGCGTGGATATTTTCCACTGTTCCACACGTCGTTTCTGGGAGGCAGAATTTGCGGGATCTGAATTAAATCTGGCCGGCTGGACTAAGAAACTTTCAGGTAAACCAGTCATTTCAGTTGGGTCGGTTGGACTTGATGGTGAATTCACAAGCTTTGCCGGTGCCAACACAACCAGTCTGGATGGTCTTCTGAAAAAACTTGAACAGGAAGAATTTGACCTGGTTGCCATTGGCCGTTCTTTACTAATGGATCCGGAATGGGTCAAAAAAGTGCGCAACGGCAAGTCAGACGATTTATTGCCTTTTGATAAGAAAGCACTTCAAAGGTTGTATTAA
- a CDS encoding protein-glutamine gamma-glutamyltransferase — protein sequence MINVAGRTFQWNELIEQVQVSSTGRNILQQLDNSPGVYRYRSFAELENTILIREQIMNAAKKLNNSSVSFAVFSETRANDRYWTITEQGGIRLRPGVKSSIAIRDIYQNGTAYAFECATAMIILYYYAALEYLGAETFDNYFKDLYLYSWVTDSDLALDIATAREPIPGDVVYFDNPDHRRPEWQGENAVFLGDDRYYGHGMGILSAEAMIEQLNLLGESSEVDATMLDKFVRPNFRHWMDLKYRNSSRSFRTTENRVILYQSIYHHNLCSISYPYYRTLLNTHHANQLKITMGQ from the coding sequence ATGATTAACGTTGCAGGCAGGACTTTTCAATGGAATGAGTTGATTGAACAAGTCCAAGTTTCGAGTACAGGGAGAAATATTTTGCAGCAGCTGGACAATAGCCCTGGAGTTTATCGCTATCGTTCATTTGCTGAACTTGAGAACACCATCCTTATCAGGGAACAGATTATGAATGCGGCAAAAAAACTCAATAATAGTAGCGTGTCCTTTGCCGTTTTTAGTGAAACAAGGGCGAATGATCGGTATTGGACCATTACGGAGCAAGGTGGAATTCGGTTACGGCCCGGGGTAAAATCATCCATTGCGATTCGTGATATTTATCAAAACGGCACAGCGTATGCGTTTGAGTGCGCTACGGCGATGATTATTTTGTATTACTATGCTGCGCTAGAGTATCTTGGCGCTGAAACATTTGATAATTACTTCAAGGATCTATATTTGTACAGCTGGGTAACAGATTCCGATTTGGCTTTGGATATTGCAACCGCACGGGAGCCTATTCCGGGGGATGTTGTGTATTTTGACAACCCTGACCATCGCCGACCAGAATGGCAGGGAGAAAATGCTGTTTTCCTTGGGGATGACCGCTATTATGGTCATGGCATGGGGATTCTGAGTGCCGAGGCAATGATTGAACAATTAAACCTTCTAGGCGAGTCCAGTGAAGTGGATGCTACGATGCTTGATAAATTTGTAAGGCCAAACTTCAGACACTGGATGGACCTTAAATACCGGAACAGCAGCAGATCGTTCCGGACAACAGAAAATCGAGTAATCCTATACCAATCAATCTATCACCACAACCTATGCTCCATTTCCTACCCATACTACCGCACCCTACTCAACACACACCACGCCAACCAGCTCAAGATAACAATGGGACAGTAG
- a CDS encoding ABC transporter ATP-binding protein: MSDAVTIKNVTKMFGKTLAVNNVSFSIEEGSTVAILGPNGAGKTTAISMMLGLIDPTEGHVQLFDKDPKEIEVRKRIGAMLQEVSVVDKLKVREIIALFRSYYPNPLSMKELIDLTGLSNDDLNKWADKLSGGQSRRVGFALALAGNPDLIFFDEPTVGLDISARRLFWEKVDLLKANGKTVIFTTHYLQEADDVAERIILFHHGDIIADGKPDDIKRKLTGRNVSFRTNDEDAISKLQELPMVTGHYEKSNRHYLISEDTDAVLAAIFQQRMDVKDIWLEQGRLEEAFEQLTAEPREVGQRERNNDAV, translated from the coding sequence ATGTCTGATGCAGTAACCATTAAAAATGTTACAAAGATGTTTGGTAAGACACTGGCGGTAAATAATGTTTCTTTTTCAATTGAAGAGGGGTCCACCGTGGCAATTCTGGGACCTAATGGGGCTGGAAAAACAACTGCCATTTCGATGATGCTTGGGCTGATTGATCCAACAGAAGGGCACGTTCAACTATTTGATAAAGATCCCAAAGAAATTGAGGTCCGCAAAAGAATTGGCGCTATGTTACAGGAAGTAAGTGTGGTTGATAAATTGAAAGTACGTGAAATCATTGCACTGTTCCGAAGTTATTATCCTAATCCATTATCAATGAAGGAGCTAATTGATTTAACAGGCTTAAGCAACGATGATTTAAACAAGTGGGCGGATAAGCTGTCAGGTGGTCAGAGCCGCAGAGTTGGTTTTGCCCTCGCCCTTGCAGGGAACCCGGATCTTATTTTTTTCGATGAACCCACAGTAGGATTAGATATTTCAGCCAGGCGACTTTTCTGGGAGAAGGTTGATCTGCTCAAGGCTAATGGAAAAACTGTCATTTTTACCACTCATTATCTTCAGGAAGCCGATGATGTTGCGGAACGGATTATTCTGTTTCACCATGGTGACATTATTGCGGACGGAAAACCGGATGATATTAAAAGAAAATTGACTGGGCGAAATGTTTCTTTCCGGACAAATGACGAAGATGCAATAAGCAAACTGCAGGAATTGCCAATGGTAACTGGACACTATGAAAAGAGTAATCGGCATTATCTTATATCAGAGGATACGGACGCAGTATTGGCCGCTATTTTTCAACAACGTATGGATGTGAAGGATATTTGGTTGGAACAAGGTCGTTTAGAAGAAGCATTTGAGCAGCTTACTGCGGAACCCAGGGAGGTTGGTCAACGTGAACGCAATAATGATGCAGTGTAA
- a CDS encoding SPOR domain-containing protein, whose translation MGKYKIVVGTTGKKKSAQNQYNLLTRNRINADIKIYKTNGGELYSVETGPYSERKRVLQDVDKIKGLGITNAFITSA comes from the coding sequence ATGGGAAAGTATAAGATAGTCGTTGGCACAACTGGTAAGAAAAAAAGTGCTCAGAACCAGTATAATCTATTAACCAGGAACAGAATTAATGCTGACATTAAAATCTATAAAACGAATGGCGGGGAACTCTATAGTGTAGAAACTGGTCCGTATTCAGAAAGGAAACGCGTACTCCAAGACGTTGATAAAATAAAAGGCTTGGGAATAACAAATGCTTTTATTACGAGTGCTTAG
- a CDS encoding DUF3892 domain-containing protein, with protein sequence MDNNDFEKIYNDYKNQSDNQADEQVVESGQEQIVAVRKNDDGDIIAFKTASGRELDYLTALDEAKAGKLAHVDVFHKYGRDIIRSEPDGIQENNLDNLDTF encoded by the coding sequence TTGGATAATAACGATTTTGAGAAGATATATAATGATTATAAGAATCAGTCGGATAATCAAGCGGATGAGCAGGTAGTAGAATCGGGCCAGGAGCAGATTGTCGCTGTTCGTAAAAATGACGATGGTGATATCATTGCTTTTAAGACAGCAAGTGGTAGGGAATTGGACTATCTGACCGCTCTCGATGAAGCAAAAGCCGGAAAGCTTGCTCATGTGGATGTTTTCCATAAGTATGGGAGAGACATCATCCGAAGCGAGCCGGATGGTATTCAGGAAAATAACTTAGACAATCTGGACACTTTTTAA
- a CDS encoding Na+/H+ antiporter NhaC family protein, giving the protein MNTPEIKKGNALALLPFGVFLFLFIGSGLINDDFYKLPVLVAVFIAVLFALFMNRKMAFKDKLDHLTKGAGHPNIILMVLIYLLAGSFAAVAEGVGAVESTVNLGLTFLPQNLLIVGLFVIGCFISISMGTSVGTVVALAPIGVGLADQTGMSTALIMGAIVSGAMFGDNLSMISDTTIAAVRTQAVKMSDKFKVNIYIALPAAIVTAVIFGIMTFNSSGTISGEHPYDLIKVLPYLAVLVFAVAGVNVIYVLIGGTIFAGFVGLFYGKFDGMGFLNLLGEGMAGMQELSLLSILLGGLVELVRVNGGIDFLLNTISNQIKSRKGAEAGIAGLVSVFDVSTANNTISIISVGPLVKQISERFGVDPRRAASMLDIFSSVFQGILPYGAQLLAVAGVASISPVSIMPYCIYPVLLGIAGIIAIAAGYPRFSTDKRAGGKA; this is encoded by the coding sequence ATGAACACACCAGAAATTAAAAAAGGAAACGCGTTGGCATTATTGCCGTTTGGCGTATTTTTATTTTTATTCATCGGCTCCGGGCTGATCAACGACGACTTTTATAAACTGCCAGTACTTGTTGCTGTGTTTATCGCTGTACTGTTCGCGCTGTTTATGAACCGGAAAATGGCTTTTAAGGATAAACTCGATCACCTGACAAAAGGGGCCGGTCATCCTAACATCATATTAATGGTACTTATTTACCTGCTGGCTGGTTCATTCGCTGCAGTCGCTGAAGGTGTTGGTGCGGTTGAATCGACCGTCAACCTGGGGCTGACCTTTTTGCCGCAAAACCTATTGATTGTGGGATTATTCGTTATAGGCTGTTTCATCTCCATTTCGATGGGCACTTCGGTCGGTACAGTCGTCGCGCTTGCCCCGATAGGCGTTGGACTTGCAGATCAAACGGGTATGAGCACTGCTTTAATTATGGGGGCCATTGTCAGTGGAGCAATGTTCGGTGATAATCTGTCGATGATTTCAGATACGACAATCGCAGCGGTCCGAACACAAGCTGTCAAAATGAGTGATAAATTTAAAGTCAACATCTATATTGCACTTCCTGCCGCAATCGTAACTGCGGTTATCTTTGGAATCATGACATTTAATTCTAGTGGGACCATTAGTGGTGAGCATCCATATGACCTGATTAAAGTGCTGCCATATTTAGCTGTACTCGTGTTCGCGGTTGCAGGTGTCAATGTTATTTACGTATTAATTGGCGGAACCATTTTCGCCGGGTTTGTTGGTCTATTCTATGGTAAATTCGATGGCATGGGATTCCTGAATTTACTTGGTGAGGGCATGGCTGGCATGCAGGAACTTTCCCTGTTATCCATTTTACTCGGCGGCCTGGTTGAACTGGTTCGGGTGAATGGTGGTATTGACTTTCTGTTAAATACAATCAGTAACCAGATCAAATCAAGAAAGGGCGCAGAAGCGGGTATCGCCGGTCTTGTTAGTGTTTTTGACGTATCAACAGCCAACAATACAATCTCGATTATTAGTGTTGGACCATTAGTCAAGCAAATTTCCGAGCGTTTCGGTGTTGACCCGCGCCGGGCGGCAAGTATGCTGGATATTTTCTCAAGTGTATTTCAGGGAATTTTGCCATACGGCGCGCAATTACTGGCTGTAGCCGGGGTTGCATCCATCTCCCCTGTTTCCATTATGCCGTATTGCATTTATCCGGTACTGCTGGGAATAGCCGGTATAATTGCAATTGCAGCAGGCTATCCCCGTTTTTCCACTGACAAGAGGGCAGGTGGAAAAGCATAA